The following proteins are co-located in the Synechococcus sp. PROS-U-1 genome:
- a CDS encoding AIR synthase, whose translation MAANLRLTAAAAAELGRQAAVAGTPGQMHLDVTPGECAQHVLRIRAGHLAGIAIARADGVTLHAPAEQLKLLEGLCLDYRGDLSGGGFLIRSSDGVEPCACGSAFSRL comes from the coding sequence ATGGCTGCCAATTTGCGGCTGACCGCTGCCGCTGCTGCCGAGCTAGGTCGTCAGGCTGCCGTGGCGGGAACACCCGGGCAGATGCATCTCGACGTCACTCCAGGGGAATGCGCACAGCATGTGCTGCGCATTCGAGCAGGACATTTGGCCGGTATTGCCATTGCAAGGGCCGATGGCGTGACGCTGCACGCCCCTGCAGAGCAGCTCAAATTGCTCGAGGGTCTTTGTCTGGACTACCGCGGCGACCTCAGTGGGGGCGGATTTCTGATCCGCAGCAGCGACGGTGTTGAACCCTGTGCCTGTGGCAGTGCCTTCAGTCGCCTCTGA
- the rpsL gene encoding 30S ribosomal protein S12 → MPTIQQLIRTERSRLKAKTKSPALKSCPERRGVCTRVYTSTPKKPNSALRKVARVRLTSGFEVTAYIGGVGHNLQEHSVVLIRGGRVKDLPGVRYHIIRGTLDTAGVKDRRQSRSKYGAKAPKE, encoded by the coding sequence ATGCCAACCATCCAACAGCTGATCCGCACTGAGCGCTCACGCCTCAAGGCCAAGACAAAGTCCCCGGCCCTGAAATCGTGTCCGGAACGTCGCGGTGTTTGCACCCGCGTCTACACCTCAACGCCGAAAAAGCCCAATTCGGCTTTGCGCAAGGTGGCTCGTGTGCGCCTGACATCCGGCTTTGAAGTCACGGCTTATATCGGTGGCGTCGGTCACAACCTGCAGGAGCACTCGGTCGTGTTGATCCGTGGTGGTCGTGTCAAGGACCTCCCTGGCGTCCGCTATCACATCATTCGCGGAACCCTGGATACAGCTGGCGTGAAAGACCGGCGTCAGTCCCGCTCCAAGTACGGCGCCAAGGCTCCCAAGGAGTGA
- a CDS encoding phosphodiester glycosidase family protein, protein MLAFAQLSAPPPAPPPELRAVPKQRGDEVLIGRERSKAVWLWRGSNTATEELWLPLELLESRLGFRRVARIDGEALEWFGRTVALASLETRSLGDEVGLEVSDWLTEIGVTTQVNGSSLTLRLPTPTVNNLRRGKGSTADRLVLDLNGPALVQQLNGDLLLELKVSPSQKRQLKAWGLAPQQRRDGGLVLQGQATKLRSLSLSSPWRLVLDGVRVGGRRQPPSARLPLSNPTVAALLRRGFVLEKRTIKVGVKPIQVFRAGGDLSRLGITLQPLAKTEQQQGLQFLPQLSQPAGALVAVNGGFFNRINQLPLGALRREGVWLSGPILNRGVIAWGSSGDLQFGRLRLDQTLQVNNGRRWDINTINSGYVQKGLSLYTPAWGPRYQALSGEEEALLIRGGRVEATFEQTNLQRGISIPQDAELVVARGRTPLPARPGDRILVRSRASSSLAQQPNVLGGGPLLMQNGRVVLNGRQEGFSPGFMSLAAPRTVVAQGQSGQWLMTLRGASGSDPTLVETALAAQQLGLRDALNMDGGSSTTLVVAGQTVMNGRGSTPRVHNGLGLIPL, encoded by the coding sequence ATGCTGGCCTTTGCCCAACTTTCCGCGCCACCGCCCGCGCCACCGCCTGAGCTTCGCGCTGTGCCGAAGCAAAGGGGTGATGAAGTCCTCATCGGCCGAGAGCGCAGTAAAGCGGTTTGGCTTTGGAGGGGCAGCAACACAGCAACAGAGGAACTCTGGCTGCCCTTGGAGCTCCTGGAATCCCGGCTGGGTTTCAGGCGCGTGGCGCGCATCGACGGAGAGGCACTGGAATGGTTCGGTCGAACCGTCGCCCTGGCTTCGCTAGAGACCCGTTCGCTCGGGGATGAAGTCGGTCTCGAAGTGAGCGACTGGCTAACCGAGATCGGTGTTACCACCCAAGTGAACGGAAGCAGCCTGACGCTTCGGCTGCCCACCCCAACCGTGAACAACCTGCGCCGCGGCAAGGGTTCAACAGCAGATCGTTTGGTGCTTGATCTGAACGGACCCGCCTTGGTGCAGCAGCTGAACGGTGACCTGTTGCTGGAGCTCAAGGTCTCGCCGTCACAGAAACGTCAGCTCAAAGCCTGGGGGCTCGCTCCCCAGCAGCGTCGTGACGGCGGCCTTGTGCTGCAGGGACAAGCCACAAAGCTACGGAGCTTGAGCCTGTCATCTCCCTGGCGATTGGTGCTGGACGGTGTGCGGGTCGGCGGCCGCCGCCAACCCCCAAGCGCACGCCTGCCCTTAAGCAATCCAACTGTTGCCGCGTTGCTCAGGCGTGGCTTTGTGCTGGAGAAACGCACGATCAAGGTGGGGGTGAAACCCATCCAGGTGTTTCGTGCGGGCGGTGACCTGAGCCGCCTCGGGATCACCCTGCAGCCCCTGGCCAAGACCGAACAGCAACAGGGCCTGCAATTTCTTCCGCAGCTTTCTCAACCCGCAGGGGCGCTGGTCGCCGTGAACGGAGGGTTTTTCAACCGGATCAATCAACTCCCCCTGGGAGCCCTGCGGCGCGAGGGGGTCTGGCTGTCGGGACCGATCCTGAACCGAGGCGTCATCGCTTGGGGATCGTCAGGAGATCTGCAGTTCGGCCGACTTCGCCTGGACCAAACGTTGCAGGTGAACAACGGTCGGCGCTGGGACATCAACACGATCAACAGCGGCTACGTCCAAAAAGGACTGAGCCTTTACACACCGGCCTGGGGCCCCCGCTACCAGGCCTTGAGCGGTGAAGAGGAAGCACTCTTGATTCGCGGTGGCCGCGTCGAGGCAACGTTCGAGCAAACCAACCTGCAGCGCGGGATTTCCATCCCACAGGACGCTGAGTTGGTGGTAGCTCGCGGGCGCACCCCACTACCAGCGCGACCTGGCGATCGGATCCTGGTGAGATCACGGGCGAGCTCATCCCTCGCCCAACAGCCGAATGTGCTGGGCGGCGGTCCACTCCTGATGCAGAACGGGCGTGTGGTTCTGAATGGACGCCAAGAAGGCTTTAGTCCCGGCTTCATGAGCTTGGCGGCACCGCGGACCGTGGTTGCCCAAGGGCAGAGCGGTCAATGGCTAATGACCCTGCGTGGTGCCTCTGGCAGTGATCCCACGCTTGTGGAAACAGCACTGGCAGCCCAACAACTGGGCCTGCGTGATGCGTTGAATATGGATGGCGGCAGTTCGACAACCCTCGTGGTGGCAGGTCAAACCGTGATGAACGGTCGTGGCAGCACCCCGAGAGTTCATAACGGACTGGGGCTCATCCCCCTCTGA